The Engystomops pustulosus chromosome 4, aEngPut4.maternal, whole genome shotgun sequence genome contains a region encoding:
- the LOC140126293 gene encoding zona pellucida sperm-binding protein 4-like: MGSCRMGLGIGLVFWTWCVLWSEARKLWDESSHLHCGVESLELSFPMTIEGAAFSLTVLDYQGEPHILSNNSACGFGVSKRLDGTMLISAAYDGCYITKEDQEYVMTLLLEEIQNGEVDQYKVEKRCPITTVMDVPSPSICSSVSQVDKLSCMDPPVSQEVCAQAGCCFSLSDPAMPCYYGNLLTTQCSGDNHMVVAFSKDLTRPPLNLTSVHVVGLDSFTCPGLSMTMSASFAAFQFPLACATKSQVPGSPIVYESTIEALRNAISWRGSTITRDSTMRVTVQCSYSQSAIVPVQVGVSTLPPPLPVTTSGPLLLEMRIAQDVQYSSYFSEIDYPVVKVLKDPVYLEVRLLHRTDPNLVLILNDCWATNTPDPTLVPQWPILLNRCPFDGDNYNTQTLPVGGPTQNFPYPDHYKHFAVSTFTFVDQSTQMALQGLIYFHCSASVCVPSATENCVTSCAPRRKRMAENVAFKPLKNVVTSDGPVDFIPIGKDTLKLEGHLYSEYSMLDVVRAITAGGVVAAMCLLFLAVWFRRRSQSKKHKLNA; this comes from the exons ATGGGGAGCTGCAGAATGGGACTAGGGATTGGGCTGGTGTTCTGGACATGGTGTGTGCTATGGAGTGAGGCCAGGAAGTTGTGGGATGAGTCTTCACATCTCCATTGTGGTGTTGAAAGCTTGGAGCTGTCTTTTCCTATGACTATAGAGGGTGCTGCTTTTTCACTGACTGTTCTAG ATTATCAGGGGGAGCCTCACATCCTCAGCAATAACTCGGCTTGTGGTTTTGGGGTGAGCAAGAGACTAGATGGCACAATGCTCATCAGTGCGGCTTACGATGGATGCTACATAACCAAGGAG GATCAGGAATACGTGATGACTCTTCTCTTAGAAGAAATTCAGAATGGAGAAGTTGATCAGTACAAGGTGGAGAAAAGATGTCCCATTACAACTG TCATGGATGTTCCTAGCCCAAGTATTTGCTCTTCTGTGAGTCAAGTGGACAAACTTTCTTGTATGGACCCACCCGTGTCTCAAGAAGTCTGTGCACAAGCTGGGTGCTGTTTCTCACTAAGTGACCCTGCAATGCCCTGTTACTATGGAAATTTAT TGACCACACAATGCTCTGGTGACAATCACATGGTGGTTGCATTTTCCAAGGATCTAACAAGGCCACCGCTAAACCTGACTTCTGTCCATGTGGTGGGCTTGGACTCCTTCACTTGTCCAGGGTTGTCCATGACCATGAGTGCATCTTTCGCAGCCTTTCAGTTCCCGTTGGCCTGTGCCACCAAAAGCCAG GTACCTGGTAGCCCAATTGTGTATGAGAGCACCATTGAAGCTTTAAGAAATGCCATCTCATGGCGAGGATCTACGATAACAAGAGACAGCACAATGAG GGTGACTGTACAGTGCAGCTATTCCCAATCCGCCATTGTTCCTGTACAAGTTGGTGTATCCACTCTACCACCACCGCTTCCTGTTACCACCTCTGGACCACTCTTGCTGGAGATGAGGATTGCACAAG ATGTGCAATACTCCTCATACTTTTCTGAGATTGATTACCCTGTGGTTAAAGTACTGAAAGATCCAGTGTACTTGGAAGTCCGTCTCTTGCACAGAACTGATCCCAATCTTGTCCTCATCTTGAATGACTGCTGGGCCACCAACACTCCAGACCCCACACTTGTTCCTCAATGGCCTATCCTGCTGAATAG ATGCCCCTTTGATGGTGACAACTACAACACCCAGACTTTGCCTGTTGGAGGACCAACGCAAAACTTTCCTTACCCAGATCACTATAAACACTTTGCAGTGAGCACTTTTACATTTGTGGACCAAAGCACCCAAATGGCTCTTCAAGGATTG ATCTATTTTCACTGTAGCGCTTCAGTCTGTGTCCCATCTGCTACTGAGAACTGTGTCACTTCATGTGCCCCAAGAAGGA AACGTATGGCTGAAAACGTTGCCTTCAAACCGCTGAAGAATGTGGTGACCTCAGATGGACCAGTTGACTTCATCCCTATTGGAAAAGATACCTTAAAACTGGAAG GTCACCTGTACTCTGAATACTCTATGCTGGATGTTGTCAGAGCGATCACCGCTGGAGGAGTAGTGGCAGCCATGTGTCTACTATTTTTAGCAGTTTGGTTTCGGCGTAGATCTCAAAGTAAAAAGCACAAACTAAATGCTTGA